In Acidobacteriota bacterium, the DNA window ATGAGCTCCCCGATGCCCGAGCTGTCCAGGTAGGCCGTCCGGGCCAGGTTGAAGACGAATTTCTTGTACCCCTCGTTCAGCAGCTCCCGGACCGTCCGACGCAACAGGCGGGGAGCGTCGCCCATGGTGAAGCGCCCGACGATTTCCACGACGGCGACGGGGTTGATCCGGCGGACGGTGACGGACATCGCGGCTCAG includes these proteins:
- a CDS encoding STAS domain-containing protein, whose protein sequence is MSVTVRRINPVAVVEIVGRFTMGDAPRLLRRTVRELLNEGYKKFVFNLARTAYLDSSGIGELINCQALASSQGGAVRLVHASGKVKSLLQVTKLVTVFEAFADEEQAVDSFK